The region AGTGTGCACAGGACGCGTTCGCACAGGCGCTGCGCACATGGCCGGAGTCGGGCGTACCGGAGCAGCCGCTGGCCTGGCTCACGACGACCGCCCGCAACCGCGCCGTCGACCGGATCCGCCGCGCGTCGACCGAGGCGGCGAAGCTGCGAGAGGTGGCCGCCATGGAACCCGAGCCGACCCCGCCGTACGCGAGTGACAGCGACATTCCCGACGAACGCCTCGAACTCATGTTCACCTGCTGCCATCCGTCGCTGAACCTCGAAGCCCAGGTGGCGTTGACCCTGCGGAGCCTGACCGGCATGAGCACGGCCGAGATCGCCCGCGCGTTCCTGGTGCCGGAACGCACCATGGGTCAACGCCTCTTCCGGGCCAAGCGGAAGATCGCCCACGCCGGCATCCCGTTCCGCGTACCACCGGCGCACCTGCTTCCGGAGCGCCTTCCCGCCGTACTCCATGTGCTTTATCTGCTGTTCAACGAGGGATACGGTGACCTGCGGAAGGTTCGGCTGTCCCGGGAGGCCATCCGGCTCGCGCGCGTGCTGACGGCACTGATGCCCGACGAGCCCGAGGCGCACGGCATGCTCGCGCTGATGCTGCTGCACGACGCCCGACGGTCGGCGCGGATCGACGCCGACGGCGGCCTGGTCCCGCTGGACGAACAGGACCGCTCGCGGTGGGACCGGGCGCAGATCGCCGAGGGTGACACGATCCTGCAACGGGCGCTGCGCCGACGCCGGGCCGGGCCGTTCCAGATCCAGGCGGCCATCGCGGCGTGCCACGCCACCGCGCCGGTCGCGGCCCGGACCGACTGGCCCCAGATCGTCGGACTGTACGCACAACTCGCGCTCGTGGCACCGAGCGTGATCGTGGAGCTGAACCGGGCCGTGGCGATCGGCATGGCCGACGGTCCCGGGGCGGCGTTGCCGCTGGTCGACGCCATCGCCGCGACCGGGCAGCTCGACGGGTACCACCTGCTGCATGCCACCCGGGCGGACCTGCTGCGACGTCTCGGGAGCAGGGCCGAGGCCGACGCGAGTTACCGTACGGCGCTCGACCTCGCGCCCACCGAGGCGGAACGTCGCTTCCTCCGCGACCGGCTGCGGCTGCTCTGACCGGTGGGCGGGGCCCGGCGAGGCGGGTGTTCCGGACAGATCGTGCCGGAATGCGGGACGGCCATGCGGCCCGAGGAGCTCACTCGTTTGTCCATCGAGCGGTCCAACGCGGGTAACGCGGCCGGCCGGGACCCGTCCCGTCGCCAGGCCGAACCATCCCGTCTCCGGTTCCCGAGGAACAGGTAGCGACATGCGCAAATGGCTCCCGCTGATCTCGGTCTGCCTGGGTACGTTCATGCTGCTGATCGACGTCACGATCGCGAACGTGGCCCTGCCCGACATGGTCGACGACCTCGACGCGTCGTTCGGGGCACTGCAATGGGTCATCAACGCGTACGCCCTCGCGCTGGGCGCCCTGGTGCTCGGCGTCGGCTCGATCGCCGACCTGCTGGGGCACCGCCGCGTCTACGTCGTCGGGCTCGCGATCTTCGCGACCTCCTCACTGGCCTGCGGTCTCGCACCCAACCCGGGGGCGCTGATCGCCGCCCGTACGGTGCAGGGCGTCGGCGCGGCGGCCCTGTTCGCGACCACGTTCGCCCTGCTCAACAGCGCCTACGTCGGCCGCGACCGGGGCAGTGCGTACGGCATCTGGGGTGCGGTCTCGGGCGCCTCGGCGGCGGTCGGCCCGATCCTCGGCGGGCTGCTCACCGACGGCGCGTCGTGGCGCTGGATCTTCTTTGTCAACCTGCCGATCAGCGCCGTCGCCCTCGCCGTGTGCGTCACCCTGCTCGGCGACCCCCACCGGCCGGAGCGCGGCGGCAGGGTGGACATCGGCGGCATGGCCAGCTTCACCGCCGCCGCAGCCGCCGCCACGTACGCGCTCATCCGCGCGAACGGGGCCGGCTGGTCCGACGCCGGGGTCTGGGGGCTGCTCGGGCTGGCGGCGGTGCTGCTGACGGTGTTCGTGCTGGTCGAGTCG is a window of Micromonospora sp. NBC_01699 DNA encoding:
- a CDS encoding RNA polymerase sigma factor; the encoded protein is MTAQVRDRIADLYADGWSRIVAAMIRFTGGNWDLAEECAQDAFAQALRTWPESGVPEQPLAWLTTTARNRAVDRIRRASTEAAKLREVAAMEPEPTPPYASDSDIPDERLELMFTCCHPSLNLEAQVALTLRSLTGMSTAEIARAFLVPERTMGQRLFRAKRKIAHAGIPFRVPPAHLLPERLPAVLHVLYLLFNEGYGDLRKVRLSREAIRLARVLTALMPDEPEAHGMLALMLLHDARRSARIDADGGLVPLDEQDRSRWDRAQIAEGDTILQRALRRRRAGPFQIQAAIAACHATAPVAARTDWPQIVGLYAQLALVAPSVIVELNRAVAIGMADGPGAALPLVDAIAATGQLDGYHLLHATRADLLRRLGSRAEADASYRTALDLAPTEAERRFLRDRLRLL